In one window of Methanosarcina vacuolata Z-761 DNA:
- the nifK gene encoding nitrogenase molybdenum-iron protein subunit beta has product MLDYTPCEEITREAVTINPAKICQPIGAVYAALGVHNCMPHSHGSQGCLSYLRMCLSRHYREAAMATTSSFSEGTAVFGGASNLKEALVNLTEIYNPEVIAIHTTCVAETIGDDVGVILEDVKDQELIDPSIKVCAASTPSYVGTHITGYDNMVKAFVTTFAKKSKPNGKLNLIPGFVEPGDIREMKRILSIMGISSIVFPDTTDVFDAPLTGEPGMYPKGGTPIGDIEDSANSVGTIALCRMAGGSAAKILESRYKVPAKIGPTPIGIRNTDRFVMNAAKLANVAIPPELEDERGRLVDMMTDAHPHYHGKRVAIYGDPDILTGLTSLVMEMGMEPAVVLTGTQNSEFEKEVEELIGPEYPEADVISGGDLFTLHQIIKRKPVDLLIGNTYGKFIARAEDVPLVRVGFPIMDRANLHYFPIMGYAGAARLVERIGNTLLDRKDRDAPDWLLETIE; this is encoded by the coding sequence ATGCTTGACTATACCCCATGTGAAGAAATAACCAGAGAAGCAGTAACCATTAATCCTGCAAAAATCTGCCAGCCAATAGGCGCAGTCTATGCAGCTCTTGGTGTGCACAACTGCATGCCACACAGTCACGGGTCCCAGGGATGCCTCTCCTATCTGCGTATGTGCTTAAGCAGGCACTACCGAGAAGCTGCAATGGCAACTACCAGTAGTTTTTCAGAAGGTACCGCAGTATTCGGAGGAGCTTCAAACCTTAAGGAAGCTCTCGTAAACCTGACTGAAATCTACAACCCCGAAGTAATTGCTATTCACACCACCTGCGTAGCCGAAACAATAGGTGACGACGTAGGGGTTATCTTAGAAGATGTAAAGGATCAAGAACTCATAGACCCTTCTATTAAGGTCTGTGCAGCTTCTACCCCGAGTTATGTGGGCACCCATATTACCGGTTATGACAACATGGTAAAGGCCTTTGTAACCACCTTTGCCAAAAAAAGCAAACCAAACGGGAAACTAAATCTCATCCCCGGCTTTGTAGAACCTGGGGACATACGGGAAATGAAACGCATACTCTCAATAATGGGAATTTCCAGTATTGTGTTTCCCGACACGACTGACGTCTTTGACGCTCCCCTTACCGGAGAACCCGGGATGTATCCAAAAGGTGGGACTCCGATAGGAGACATCGAGGATTCTGCAAACTCTGTTGGGACAATCGCTCTCTGCAGGATGGCAGGAGGCTCGGCTGCAAAGATTCTTGAAAGCCGCTACAAAGTTCCGGCAAAAATAGGGCCTACTCCCATAGGGATCAGGAATACCGACCGTTTTGTAATGAATGCGGCAAAACTTGCTAATGTGGCAATTCCCCCCGAACTTGAAGATGAGAGGGGAAGGCTTGTGGATATGATGACTGATGCTCACCCACACTACCACGGAAAAAGGGTAGCTATTTACGGGGATCCGGATATCCTTACAGGCCTGACCAGTCTTGTGATGGAAATGGGTATGGAACCTGCTGTAGTACTTACAGGAACCCAGAATTCGGAGTTCGAAAAAGAGGTAGAAGAACTCATAGGTCCGGAGTACCCTGAAGCTGATGTAATTTCCGGAGGAGACCTGTTTACCCTTCACCAGATAATCAAGAGAAAGCCCGTGGATCTCCTTATCGGCAATACCTACGGGAAATTCATAGCAAGGGCAGAGGATGTTCCCCTGGTCAGGGTAGGCTTCCCGATTATGGACAGGGCAAACCTGCACTACTTCCCGATCATGGGATACGCAGGAGCTGCAAGACTGGTAGAGCGTATAGGAAATACCCTCCTTGACAGGAAAGACAGGGATGCTCCAGACTGGCTACTTGAGACCATCGAGTAA
- a CDS encoding PKD domain-containing protein gives MKNLKTLMTIFTLTLFFLVLSSSSALAANIVIDKQAGSDGPGYFHTPNYANDSACIQTALNYSKSGDTITIQKGDYYLPQEIYQTGKSLNIIGKGKVTLHLQTPDRGMAQEVNREIFFNGSIVANTTLSANAKKGSSKIILTDASQVRKNDLVKIWKNVQWCPLDYPDQMTGEMYAVKGVNGNVVTLNQPLLRDYKLSETVQVEVYRPIQINIKNIRIEDTGSSTIHHGLVLQYCKDSSVTNSYLNNSGFGDLCLYSCFNVSVNNNEIYNSLHANCGYGINVASGSAFVNITSNHIENCRHTITGNSDERKSLDRDVFIADNTLIGAEVTGANVVDAHAVTINFVVTGNKIYPQLLKHYAFADGTQQSTFSDNEIYGGYGGIFKRGSLNDGVHIYENNTFNGMSGDMYKGGNGIDNKLIIRNNIQNKGTYGIDFPNKGSFRNIIISNNTFKDLSYLGVYQKFLIDGVNLDISKNTFSNLGMEGIYIDGNSFKNGAVKIQNNTLINVDTSRSASGIIIKNIQNAVISGNKIFKTPVAAFSASPTSGKAPLTVKFADKSANSPTSWKWSFGDGTYSTAQNPTHKYTKAGKYTVSLTVKNAAGSNTATKSKYINVVTVTKPVAAFSASPTSGKAPLTVKFTDKSANSPISWKWSFGDGTYSTAQNPTHKYTKAGKYTVSLTVKNAAGSNTATKSKYINVVTVTKPVAAFSASPTTGKHPLNVKFTDKSTGSPTSWYWNFGDKSTSTTHNPTHRYTKAGKYTVSLTVKNAAGSNTVKKTSYITVK, from the coding sequence ATGAAAAATTTAAAAACTCTTATGACAATATTTACCCTAACTCTTTTTTTTCTTGTGTTAAGTAGCTCTTCAGCTCTGGCGGCAAATATCGTAATTGACAAACAGGCTGGATCAGATGGACCAGGTTATTTTCATACACCTAATTACGCAAACGATTCAGCTTGCATTCAGACAGCACTGAATTACTCAAAAAGTGGAGATACAATAACTATCCAGAAAGGGGACTATTATCTCCCACAAGAAATATATCAGACAGGCAAAAGTCTGAACATAATAGGCAAGGGGAAAGTAACCCTCCACCTTCAAACTCCGGATAGAGGAATGGCTCAAGAAGTGAATAGAGAGATTTTTTTCAATGGATCAATTGTCGCAAATACAACTCTATCTGCTAACGCTAAAAAAGGTTCATCTAAAATTATATTAACTGATGCTTCCCAGGTTCGCAAGAACGACCTGGTTAAGATTTGGAAAAACGTTCAGTGGTGTCCTCTGGATTATCCCGATCAAATGACCGGTGAAATGTATGCTGTTAAAGGTGTAAATGGAAATGTCGTTACTTTAAATCAACCACTTCTTAGGGATTACAAATTGTCCGAGACCGTACAGGTTGAAGTATACAGGCCTATTCAGATAAATATAAAAAATATAAGGATAGAGGATACAGGTAGTTCAACGATTCATCATGGCCTTGTTCTGCAATATTGCAAGGATAGTTCAGTCACAAATTCCTATCTCAATAATAGCGGATTTGGTGATCTTTGTCTATATTCCTGTTTTAATGTGAGTGTTAATAATAACGAAATTTATAATTCACTTCATGCTAACTGCGGCTATGGTATAAATGTAGCTAGCGGTTCGGCTTTTGTAAATATAACCAGTAATCACATAGAGAATTGCAGGCATACTATAACAGGCAATTCAGATGAACGCAAATCTTTAGATAGAGACGTTTTTATCGCCGATAACACTCTGATAGGGGCGGAGGTCACTGGTGCTAACGTAGTTGATGCTCATGCTGTTACTATTAATTTTGTCGTAACTGGAAATAAGATATACCCGCAACTTCTAAAACATTATGCATTTGCAGATGGCACGCAACAGTCCACTTTTTCTGATAATGAGATTTATGGTGGATATGGAGGAATATTTAAACGTGGCAGCTTAAATGATGGGGTTCACATTTACGAAAATAACACGTTTAATGGTATGTCAGGTGACATGTATAAGGGAGGAAATGGAATAGATAACAAGCTTATAATTAGAAATAATATTCAAAATAAAGGGACGTATGGAATTGATTTTCCAAACAAAGGGAGTTTTAGGAACATAATAATAAGCAATAACACTTTTAAAGATCTTTCATACTTAGGAGTGTATCAGAAGTTCCTGATAGACGGGGTAAACTTAGATATTTCTAAAAATACTTTCTCAAATCTGGGAATGGAAGGAATATATATAGATGGGAATTCTTTCAAAAATGGTGCTGTAAAAATACAAAATAACACCTTAATAAATGTGGATACATCAAGGTCCGCTTCTGGAATCATAATAAAAAATATTCAAAATGCTGTAATTAGCGGAAACAAAATATTCAAAACCCCGGTTGCTGCCTTCTCTGCATCCCCAACCTCAGGAAAAGCACCATTAACAGTAAAATTTGCTGATAAGAGCGCAAATAGTCCCACCTCCTGGAAATGGAGTTTCGGAGATGGAACGTATTCGACAGCCCAGAATCCAACGCACAAGTATACTAAGGCAGGAAAGTACACGGTGAGTTTAACAGTAAAGAATGCTGCTGGTAGTAATACCGCAACAAAATCCAAGTACATAAATGTTGTAACTGTGACAAAACCTGTTGCTGCTTTTTCTGCGTCTCCAACTTCAGGAAAAGCACCATTAACAGTAAAATTTACTGATAAGAGCGCAAATAGTCCCATTTCCTGGAAATGGAGTTTCGGAGATGGAACGTATTCGACAGCCCAGAATCCAACACACAAGTATACTAAAGCAGGAAAATACACGGTGAGTTTAACAGTAAAGAATGCTGCTGGTAGTAATACCGCAACAAAATCCAAGTACATAAATGTTGTAACTGTGACAAAACCTGTTGCTGCTTTTTCTGCATCTCCAACCACTGGAAAACATCCTTTGAATGTGAAGTTTACTGATAAGAGCACAGGATCACCCACTTCCTGGTACTGGAACTTTGGTGACAAAAGCACTTCAACTACCCATAATCCAACGCACAGGTATACTAAAGCAGGAAAATACACGGTGAGCTTAACGGTAAAGAATGCTGCTGGTAGTAACACCGTAAAAAAGACCAGTTATATTACAGTTAAGTAA
- the nifE gene encoding nitrogenase iron-molybdenum cofactor biosynthesis protein NifE, with protein sequence MKEKIGIVDTLEERKPYITRKQEKGQEIPLACDNNSLAGAISQRACVYSGARVVLNPVTDAVHLVHGPIGCAGYTWDIRGAKSSGIETNRTSFSTDMKELDVVFGGEKKLSSAIDELVGLYHPPVVFVYSTCIVGIIGDDLESVCKTASQKHNIPVIPVKSEGFKGNKSDGYKAACDALKRLIKRPSEEDIKKKGPRVPETIKPKINILGDFNVAGDVWLVKPLFEQMGIEVIVSLTGDSTTKAISRAAEADLNLVQCSGSMTYLAKWMQAEYGIPYLNASFFGIEDISLALRRTADYFGSEKMKERAEQILEAEINRIMPEISRVRERVKGKKAAIYMGGPAKALTLIKGFDELGMEVVIIGTQTGKKEDYEQISYSVRDGTVIVDDANPLELAELLIRQKADLMVAGVKERFIAYKLGIAFCDFNHDRVVEFEGFDGFVNFAREVDASISSPVWKAVRQRELIPEAMESEKKSGRIKKVAVEERISRENCAKECKGMLLKPEFLHQKSEAAVESQV encoded by the coding sequence ATGAAAGAGAAAATTGGAATAGTGGATACTCTCGAAGAAAGGAAGCCATATATTACCAGAAAACAGGAAAAGGGGCAGGAAATTCCCCTTGCCTGCGATAATAATTCTCTTGCTGGAGCTATCAGTCAGCGAGCCTGCGTTTATTCCGGGGCCAGGGTTGTCTTAAACCCTGTAACAGATGCTGTCCATCTTGTCCATGGCCCAATTGGCTGCGCAGGCTATACATGGGACATAAGAGGTGCAAAATCCAGCGGGATTGAAACGAACCGCACCAGCTTCAGCACGGATATGAAAGAGCTCGACGTGGTATTCGGAGGAGAGAAAAAACTCTCCAGCGCAATAGACGAACTGGTAGGGCTCTATCACCCTCCTGTTGTTTTTGTGTATTCCACGTGCATAGTCGGAATTATAGGGGACGACCTTGAGTCCGTATGCAAAACCGCAAGCCAGAAGCACAACATTCCTGTAATTCCCGTAAAATCCGAAGGATTCAAAGGCAACAAATCCGACGGATACAAAGCTGCCTGTGACGCTTTAAAAAGGTTGATCAAAAGGCCTTCAGAAGAGGATATTAAGAAGAAAGGCCCCAGAGTTCCTGAAACCATAAAGCCAAAGATTAACATTTTAGGGGATTTTAACGTAGCCGGAGATGTCTGGCTCGTAAAGCCTCTCTTTGAGCAGATGGGAATTGAGGTTATAGTCTCACTGACAGGGGACTCAACCACAAAAGCCATATCAAGAGCAGCTGAAGCTGACCTTAACCTTGTCCAGTGCAGTGGGTCCATGACCTATCTTGCAAAATGGATGCAGGCGGAATACGGAATTCCCTATTTAAATGCAAGTTTCTTCGGAATTGAAGATATTTCCTTAGCCTTGCGAAGAACTGCGGATTATTTTGGTTCCGAAAAGATGAAAGAAAGGGCAGAACAAATCCTGGAAGCTGAAATAAACCGTATCATGCCTGAAATTTCCAGAGTTCGGGAAAGGGTCAAAGGAAAGAAGGCCGCCATTTACATGGGAGGGCCTGCAAAAGCTCTCACGCTTATCAAAGGTTTTGACGAACTTGGTATGGAAGTCGTTATTATCGGGACTCAGACCGGGAAAAAAGAGGATTACGAGCAAATCAGTTATTCGGTAAGGGATGGAACGGTCATTGTTGACGATGCGAACCCCCTTGAACTTGCCGAACTGCTCATTAGACAGAAAGCGGACCTGATGGTTGCAGGCGTAAAGGAGAGATTTATTGCATACAAGTTGGGCATCGCTTTCTGTGACTTCAATCACGACAGGGTGGTGGAGTTCGAAGGTTTTGACGGCTTTGTAAACTTTGCGAGGGAAGTGGATGCTTCCATCAGCAGCCCTGTATGGAAGGCCGTCAGGCAGCGGGAATTGATACCCGAAGCAATGGAATCAGAGAAGAAATCAGGCAGAATAAAGAAAGTGGCAGTAGAAGAAAGGATTTCCAGAGAAAATTGCGCAAAAGAGTGTAAAGGCATGCTCCTGAAACCTGAATTTTTGCACCAGAAATCCGAGGCTGCAGTTGAGAGTCAGGTATGA
- the nifH gene encoding nitrogenase iron protein encodes MRQIAIYGKGGIGKSTTTQNLTAALSTMGNKILLVGCDPKADSTRMLLGGLNQKTVLDTLRSEGDEGVDLETVLQPGFGGIKCVESGGPEPGVGCAGRGIITSIGLLENLGAYTEDLDYVFYDVLGDVVCGGFAMPIREGKAKEIYIVASGELMAIYAANNICKGLAKFAKGGARLGGIICNSRKVDGERELLEAFAKKLGSHLIHFVPRDNIVQRAEINRKTVIDFDPESDQAKEYLTLAENVQNNTKLVVPTPLPMEELEAMMVEFGIVEI; translated from the coding sequence ATGAGACAGATAGCAATTTACGGAAAAGGTGGAATAGGAAAGTCCACTACCACGCAAAATCTGACTGCGGCCCTTTCGACTATGGGCAATAAAATTTTGCTTGTAGGATGTGACCCAAAAGCAGATTCCACCAGAATGCTGCTTGGCGGCCTGAACCAGAAAACTGTACTTGATACACTTAGAAGTGAAGGAGATGAGGGAGTTGACCTTGAGACTGTCTTACAGCCGGGATTTGGTGGCATAAAGTGTGTGGAATCAGGAGGACCTGAACCGGGTGTCGGATGTGCAGGCAGGGGAATTATCACTTCAATCGGGCTACTCGAAAACCTTGGAGCATATACCGAGGACCTTGACTATGTATTCTACGACGTACTTGGTGATGTCGTATGCGGTGGATTTGCAATGCCTATCCGCGAAGGAAAAGCAAAAGAGATTTACATAGTTGCCAGTGGAGAACTGATGGCTATCTATGCTGCAAATAACATTTGTAAAGGACTTGCTAAGTTTGCCAAGGGTGGAGCCCGTCTGGGAGGCATCATCTGCAACAGCAGGAAGGTAGATGGAGAACGTGAACTCCTCGAAGCTTTCGCGAAGAAACTTGGAAGTCATCTAATTCACTTCGTGCCCAGGGACAACATTGTCCAGAGAGCAGAAATTAACAGAAAGACTGTAATTGACTTTGACCCTGAATCCGACCAGGCAAAAGAGTACCTGACCCTTGCCGAAAACGTCCAGAACAACACCAAACTTGTTGTCCCGACTCCGCTTCCAATGGAAGAATTAGAGGCCATGATGGTTGAATTCGGAATTGTTGAGATCTGA
- a CDS encoding P-II family nitrogen regulator gives MKEITAIIRMNKAQRTKDVLLECGFPSFTVRRVMGRGKQRGLCHEFNPPLPDPEKEAETCIRFIPKRMFTIVVDDENVSEVVQKIIEVNQTGNAGDGKIFVSDVTEAIRIRTGESGEATVNKELV, from the coding sequence ATGAAAGAGATAACTGCGATAATCAGGATGAACAAAGCCCAGAGAACTAAAGATGTCCTGCTTGAATGCGGCTTTCCTTCTTTTACCGTAAGAAGGGTTATGGGCCGCGGAAAACAAAGAGGGCTTTGCCATGAATTCAATCCCCCTCTGCCAGATCCGGAAAAGGAAGCTGAGACCTGTATTCGCTTCATCCCAAAACGAATGTTCACAATCGTTGTGGATGACGAAAATGTAAGTGAAGTGGTCCAAAAAATCATAGAAGTTAACCAGACCGGAAATGCAGGAGATGGAAAGATTTTCGTTTCAGACGTTACTGAAGCAATCCGTATCCGGACTGGTGAAAGCGGAGAGGCGACTGTAAATAAGGAGCTGGTATAA
- a CDS encoding P-II family nitrogen regulator encodes MQMIRAIIRPGMETKVIESLEKEGCISLTKMEVFGRGKQKGIHIADINYDELQKTMLLMVVEDEHKDRAIKTIMESARTGKYGDGRIFVTPVEEAYTIRTGKPGL; translated from the coding sequence ATGCAGATGATACGTGCAATCATCAGACCAGGAATGGAAACCAAAGTTATCGAGAGCCTTGAAAAAGAAGGTTGTATTTCTCTTACAAAAATGGAAGTCTTCGGAAGAGGGAAGCAGAAAGGGATCCATATAGCAGACATCAACTATGATGAACTGCAGAAGACCATGCTTCTAATGGTGGTAGAAGACGAACATAAAGACAGGGCTATAAAGACTATAATGGAGTCCGCCAGGACTGGAAAATACGGAGACGGTAGGATCTTCGTAACCCCTGTGGAAGAAGCCTATACCATAAGGACTGGAAAACCAGGACTTTAA
- a CDS encoding nitrogenase component 1, translating into MTKRNYATVNPCVMCQPMGSALAFKGIENTMVLYHGSQGCSTYMRLLLAHHFREPVDIASSSLSEKGAVYGGRENLKKGLRNVINRYNPKVIGVATTCLAETIGDDVPAIIREFKEEEGIGDDPEKDIIIIPVSTPSYGESHVSGYIKALDAVVRKFAERPGEESAVKVQNEKLNVIPVESLSPADVRELKEIFEVMAGDYIFLPDISETFDAPLREDLPKISPGGTPLSEIADMPNSQASLGLGIVSRNLAVKYLEESHDVPGYSVPIPVGLSNTDSFFTEMVKILGCPIPVKYLKERGRLLDAMVDVHKYLYGVKAAVYGDPDFVFSLTTFMLELGMNPVLIATGSKSKDFEAKIRQIVEKINPELEPVVLNGIDFDTLNDAVSQCNPEILIGNSNGRYIAKSRDIPLVRVGLPIHDRVGAQRILTVGYRGAMELLDRITNAIMEATDTFTAPVPAELAAYAEKRREEECADEVR; encoded by the coding sequence ATGACGAAAAGAAACTATGCAACTGTGAACCCCTGTGTTATGTGCCAGCCCATGGGAAGTGCCCTTGCTTTTAAGGGAATTGAGAATACTATGGTTCTCTACCACGGTTCTCAGGGCTGCAGCACCTATATGCGTCTGCTTCTTGCCCACCACTTCAGGGAACCTGTGGATATTGCATCAAGCTCGCTCAGTGAAAAAGGAGCAGTATACGGAGGCCGGGAAAACCTGAAAAAAGGATTGAGAAATGTGATTAACAGGTACAACCCGAAAGTAATTGGAGTTGCTACTACCTGTCTGGCCGAAACAATTGGAGACGATGTACCTGCAATTATCCGTGAGTTTAAAGAAGAGGAAGGAATAGGAGACGACCCTGAGAAAGATATTATAATTATTCCGGTTTCCACTCCTAGCTATGGGGAAAGCCATGTAAGCGGGTATATAAAAGCCCTGGACGCAGTTGTCAGGAAATTTGCGGAAAGACCTGGGGAAGAAAGCGCCGTAAAAGTCCAGAATGAAAAACTTAACGTCATCCCTGTTGAAAGCCTCTCCCCTGCCGATGTACGCGAACTCAAAGAGATCTTTGAGGTTATGGCTGGCGATTATATTTTCCTGCCTGATATCTCCGAAACTTTCGATGCTCCGCTAAGAGAAGACCTGCCGAAAATTTCACCGGGTGGTACCCCACTTTCCGAAATTGCTGATATGCCAAACAGTCAGGCAAGCCTGGGCCTGGGCATAGTTAGTAGGAACTTAGCAGTTAAATATCTGGAAGAATCACACGACGTGCCTGGGTATAGTGTTCCGATCCCAGTTGGGCTTTCAAATACTGACAGTTTCTTCACCGAGATGGTCAAAATTCTAGGCTGTCCGATTCCTGTAAAATATCTAAAAGAAAGGGGCAGGCTACTCGATGCTATGGTTGATGTGCACAAGTACCTGTATGGGGTAAAAGCCGCAGTTTATGGAGATCCTGATTTTGTATTTAGCCTAACAACCTTCATGCTGGAACTTGGGATGAACCCGGTTCTGATAGCTACAGGAAGTAAAAGCAAGGACTTTGAAGCAAAAATCAGGCAAATAGTTGAAAAAATAAACCCGGAACTCGAACCTGTGGTTCTGAATGGAATTGATTTTGACACTCTTAACGATGCAGTCAGCCAATGTAATCCGGAAATCCTGATCGGAAATTCCAACGGGAGATACATTGCAAAATCCCGGGATATCCCTCTTGTAAGGGTCGGCCTGCCAATACATGACAGAGTCGGTGCACAGCGCATACTTACTGTAGGGTACAGAGGGGCTATGGAATTGCTGGACAGAATCACCAATGCGATTATGGAAGCTACCGATACTTTCACCGCACCTGTACCGGCGGAATTGGCAGCATATGCCGAAAAGAGAAGGGAAGAAGAGTGTGCGGACGAAGTGCGATGA
- the nifD gene encoding nitrogenase molybdenum-iron protein alpha chain: protein MGAEIDARIEEEQKLVDEMLKVLPEKAARNRRKHIVVRDCSTEQHIDANEKVIPGILTNRGCAFAGSKGVVFGPIKDMVHIVHGPIGCAYFTWGTRRNLAKAEEGEDNFSNYCVCTDMRETDIVFGGEKKLKKAIDEVMKIFKPEAISISATCPVGLIGDDIEAVARQAENEYGIKVVPSRCEGYKGVSQSAGHHIASNVLMENLIGTEELKNPTPFDINVFGEYNIGGDFWEIKPILEKIGYRIVSTFTGDGSFHKIAQAHRAKLSILLCHRSINYTNRMMEEKYGLPWLKVNYIGTKGTEKSLRKMAEYFDDPELTRKTEETIAEEKAKYKDEIEKYRKKLQGKTAFIYSGGSRSHHYENLFEELGMKVIVAGYQFAHRDDYEGRQIIPQIKENALGSILEDVHYERDENIKPAVSPERIEELKKKIGLMEYEGLFPEARDGTIVIDDLNHHETEVLVKTLKPDIFCSGIKDKYWAQKLGVPSRQIHSYDYSGRYTGFSGVLNFARDIDMALHSPTWKFIRPPWKAAEVD, encoded by the coding sequence ATGGGGGCAGAAATAGATGCCAGAATTGAAGAAGAACAAAAACTTGTCGATGAAATGTTAAAAGTGCTCCCGGAAAAAGCTGCAAGGAACAGAAGAAAACACATAGTTGTCAGGGACTGTTCCACTGAACAGCATATAGATGCCAATGAAAAGGTAATTCCAGGCATCCTTACAAACCGTGGATGTGCTTTTGCAGGCTCGAAAGGTGTGGTCTTCGGGCCAATCAAGGATATGGTACACATCGTCCACGGTCCTATAGGCTGTGCATACTTTACCTGGGGAACCAGGCGAAACCTTGCAAAAGCAGAGGAAGGCGAAGACAACTTCAGCAACTACTGCGTATGCACGGATATGAGAGAAACTGATATCGTTTTTGGTGGTGAGAAAAAACTAAAGAAAGCCATTGACGAAGTTATGAAAATCTTTAAACCTGAAGCAATAAGCATCTCTGCAACCTGCCCCGTAGGGCTTATAGGAGACGACATAGAAGCCGTTGCCAGGCAAGCTGAAAATGAATATGGGATCAAAGTTGTTCCTTCCAGATGTGAAGGGTATAAAGGAGTTAGCCAGTCAGCAGGACACCACATCGCAAGCAATGTCCTAATGGAAAACCTGATCGGAACCGAGGAACTTAAAAATCCAACTCCTTTTGATATTAATGTCTTCGGAGAGTACAATATCGGGGGAGATTTCTGGGAAATCAAACCGATCCTTGAAAAAATAGGGTACAGGATTGTCTCAACTTTCACTGGAGACGGTTCATTCCATAAAATTGCACAGGCTCACAGGGCAAAGCTCAGTATCTTGCTGTGCCATCGTTCTATAAACTACACGAATCGCATGATGGAAGAAAAATATGGGCTTCCCTGGCTGAAGGTCAATTACATAGGTACGAAAGGTACTGAAAAATCCCTTCGGAAAATGGCAGAATACTTTGACGATCCGGAGCTTACAAGGAAAACTGAAGAAACCATTGCCGAAGAAAAAGCAAAGTATAAGGACGAAATCGAGAAGTACAGAAAGAAACTCCAGGGAAAAACCGCCTTTATCTATTCCGGAGGCTCCAGGAGTCACCACTATGAGAACCTCTTCGAAGAACTCGGTATGAAAGTAATTGTTGCAGGTTATCAGTTCGCCCATAGGGACGATTACGAAGGCAGGCAGATCATACCCCAGATTAAGGAGAATGCTCTTGGTTCAATTCTAGAGGATGTACACTACGAAAGGGACGAAAACATAAAACCCGCAGTCAGCCCGGAAAGAATTGAAGAGCTGAAAAAGAAAATCGGACTTATGGAATATGAAGGTCTTTTCCCGGAAGCGAGAGACGGCACCATTGTTATCGATGATCTTAACCATCATGAGACTGAAGTTCTTGTAAAGACCCTTAAACCCGATATCTTCTGCTCCGGAATCAAGGATAAGTATTGGGCTCAGAAACTTGGAGTCCCGTCAAGACAGATCCACTCTTACGATTACAGCGGAAGGTACACAGGCTTTTCCGGAGTTTTGAACTTCGCACGGGATATTGATATGGCTTTGCACAGCCCTACCTGGAAGTTCATACGCCCGCCCTGGAAAGCTGCAGAAGTGGACTGA